A genomic window from Solanum dulcamara chromosome 11, daSolDulc1.2, whole genome shotgun sequence includes:
- the LOC129873628 gene encoding precursor of CEP14-like, protein MALSRISASIFLMFLLVLASVSSSTEARKLLNSHEVKKIPNLASLYLNALPKGTVPSSTPSKKGHSYTTDEKLIARHLAAIDRILRSVPSPGVGN, encoded by the coding sequence atggCTCTTTCAAGGATTTCTGCATCCATTTTCTTGATGTTTCTATTGGTCTTAGCTTCTGTTTCATCATCAACGGAAGCAAGAAAGTTATTAAACTCGCATGaagtgaaaaaaataccaaatttAGCCTCTCTATATCTAAATGCTCTGCCTAAGGGCACAGTTCCATCTTCTACACCTAGCAAAAAAGGTCACTCTTATACCACCGATGAAAAGCTTATCGCCCGTCACCTCGCTGCCATCGATCGGATTCTCCGGTCAGTTCCTAGCCCCGGAGTAGGCAATTAA